Proteins from a single region of Coregonus clupeaformis isolate EN_2021a chromosome 35, ASM2061545v1, whole genome shotgun sequence:
- the LOC121551727 gene encoding integrin alpha-3-like isoform X2, with amino-acid sequence MAIFQLLRFSTNTYYLLLLVLLCTVHILQGFNLDVRFPVVKEGKTPGSLFGFSVALHKQMVGEKRYLLLVGAPKEKAESGVKANKTGDVYTCPVNVAQSDCTRMNLIGSDPDLIEGEDRVEDMWLGVTVASQRQPGGRILTCGHRFVKIYGVLKLRQMIGKCYIRGNDLNYNETDMHWQNPDQVCSHTKDITGEVMCNMGISAAITDTEVIVGAPGSFEWQGNVHVSWMNPKVIYDTKRSSFPNFNNRRHIYIGYSVAEGRGLLSQDQDTVVTGAPKDNKDDAKGSVILTVKEKSGSGDQLKPYLTLRGEQMGSYFGNSLAVADLNNDGWNDLIVGAPFYFDRKKELGGAVYVYMNENGSFRQSSSIILRGPRDSAFGMAVAAIGDVNQDGFQDFAVGAPFHGTGRVFIWTGSAQGISQEPSQVIEGEDIAGGGFKTFGYSINGGLDVDENRYPDMVVGSLDDRVALLRARPVIHLIKTLEVTPEIVDPKDCDNCVAVEVCFSYTLSTGDKDFRKNVTVKYTVEADLTRHNHRVRFQDNGQDSYTGFLSMPSAKCKTLRLGLVSPIRDKVEPVVFSLNVSLHEGHPKARQSLQNLDAFPVLSEGKASLVKKEIHFQKACGLDNKCQSNLQMKAEFANTNEEQTPFPSHDGHQVLQYSASVKKVLLVVDVTNFQSPGQPAEDAHNAMLNVTIPPSLIYSGVRSKSNSPVIECSAEDLVLLCELGNPFTSNQRAQVLITFETSKINLDTREIRSTLQLSTLSKQSNLQPLPLLMVVEYTLETSFELAQYTGRTHFSGDVMGESGMKTASDVGSHVEFTFKVNVIGKPLGNLGNLEVEFDWPWEVANGKWLLYLMEIQTKGTSDSHCVPPGDIVNPLNLTLPESKARRRRREEGSTEEGHPREPKASINLKGTRKKSFKLDCVTGTAHCVKFICPLHNMNNTATIIVRARVWNSTMLEDYREAWRVTVNGKATLKLVTDKPTIRMNTKSTEFTLDIDPELGEEAPYQVPLWIIIVSAVAGVLLLAFIILLMWKCGFFRRASTREMYEAKAQKAEMKTQPSEVERLTEE; translated from the exons ACTCCTTGTTGGAGCGCCCAAGGAGAAGGCAGAGTCCGGCGTGAAGGCCAATAAAACAGGAGATGTGTATACCTGCCCTGTAAATGTTGCCCAATCAGATTGCACCAGGATGAACCTGATTGGCTCAG ACCCTGACCTCATTGAGGGTGAGGACAGAGTGGAGGATATGTGGCTGGGGGTGACCGTGGCCAGCCAGAGACAGCCAGGGGGGCGAATTCTG acctgtGGCCATCGCTTTGTGAAGATATACGGCGTATTGAAGCTGCGTCAGATGATTGGGAAGTGTTATATCCGTGGTAACGACCTGAACTATAATGAAACAGACATGCACTGGCAAAACCCTGATCAGGTGTGCAGCCACACTAAAGACATCACAGGCGAGGTCATGTGCAACATGGGCATCTCTGCTGCAATCACTGACACAGAGGTCATCGTGGGCGCCCCTGGCAGCTTTGAGTGGCAAG GCAATGTTCATGTCTCCTGGATGAACCCAAAGGTCATCTATGACACCAAGAGAAGCAGCTTCCCCAACTTTAATAATCGACGGCACATTTACATAG GCTACTCGGTGGCAGAGGGCCGAGGCCTCCTCAGCCAGGACCAGGACACAGTGGTGACAGGGGCTCCTAAGGATAACAAGGATGATGCCAAAGGCTCGGTCATTCTGACTGTGAAGGAGAAGTCAGGGTCAGGGGACCAGCTGAAACCCTACCTCACCCTGCGAGGCGAGCAGATGGGGTCCTACTTTGGGAACTCCCTAGCCGTGGCAGACCTCAACAATGATGG TTGGAATGATCTGATCGTCGGAGCCCCGTTCTATTTTGATCGGAAGAAGGAGCTTGGTGGAGCGGTGTACGTCTATATGAATGAGAACGGCTCCTTCCGGCAGAGCTCCAGCATCATACTCCGAGGCCCTAGAGACTCTGCGTTTGGAATGGCTGTGGCTGCCATTGGAGATGTCAACCAAGATGGCTTTCAAG ATTTTGCGGTGGGTGCTCCGTTCCATGGAACAGGCAGGGTGTTCATCTGGACAGGCAGTGCTCAGGGCATCTCTCAGGAACCCAGTCAG GTGATTGAGGGGGAGGATATAGCTGGAGGTGGGTTCAAGACGTTTGGCTACTCCATCAACGGAGGGCTGGATGTGGATGAGAACCGCTACCCCGACATGGTGGTCGGCTCACTGGACGACCGCGTAGCCTTACTGAG GGCTCGCCCAGTCATTCACCTCATCAAAACTCTTGAAGTGACACCAGAGATTGTGGACCCTAAAGACTGCGACAACTG TGTGGCGGTGGAGGTCTGTTTCTCCTACACACTGAGCACTGGGGACAAGGACTTCAGGAAGAACGTCA CTGTGAAGTACACTGTGGAAGCCGACCTGACTCGGCACAACCACCGGGTCCGTTTCCAAGACAACGGCCAGGACAGCTACACTGGCTTCTTGTCAATGCCATCTGCCAAATGCAAAACGCTGAGGCTCGGACTAGTG AGTCCCATCCGAGACAAGGTGGAGCCCGTAGTCTTCTCCCTAAACGTGTCCCTCCATGAGGGGCATCCCAAAGCCCGGCAGTCCCTGCAGAACCTGGATGCCTTCCCTGTGCTCAGTGAGGGAAAGGCCAGCCTTGTCAAAAAGGAG atTCACTTCCAGAAGGCCTGTGGCCTGGACAATAAGTGCCAGAGTAACCTGCAGATGAAGGCAGAGTTTGCCAATACCAATGAAGAGCAGACACCTTTCCCCAG CCATGACGGTCACCAGGTCCTCCAGTACAGCGCCAGTGTCAAGAAGGTCCTGTTGGTCGTGGATGTGACCAACTTCCAGTCGCCAGGGCAACCGGCGGAGGACGCTCACAACGCCATGCTCAATGTCACCATTCCCCCGTCGCTGATCTACTCTGGCGTTCGCTCAAAG AGCAACAGCCCAGTCATTGAGTGTTCAGCAGAGGACCTGGTTCTACTGTGTGAGCTGGGGAACCCTTTCACCAGCAACCAGAGG GCTCAGGTCCTGATCACCTTTGAGACGTCTAAGATCAATCTGGACACCAGAGAGATCCGGTCCACACTGCAGCTCTCCAC ATTGAGTAAACAGAGCAATCTACAACCGCTGCCTCTTCTCATGGTGGTGGAGTATACACTAGAGACGTCTTTTGAACT TGCCCAGTACACAGGTCGCACTCACTTCAGTGGGGATGTCATGGGAGAATCGGGCATGAAGACTGCCAGCGACGTTGGAAGTCATGTAGAGTTCACATTTAAG GTGAATGTTATTGGGAAGCCACTGGGTAACCTTGGAAACCTGGAGGTGGAGTTTGATTGGCCCTGGGAGGTAGCCAATGGCAAGTGGCTGCTGTACCTGATGGAGATCCAGACCAAAGGGACGTCAGACTCTCACTGTGTGCCTCCTGGAGACATCGTCAACCCACTCAACCTCACG TTACCAGAGAGCAAagccaggaggaggaggcgaGAGGAGGGCTCCACAGAGGAGGGGCACCCAAGAGAACCCAAGGCTTCCATCAATCTGAAGGGAACTCGCAAGAAGTCCTTTAAACTG GACTGTGTCACGGGCACTGCTCACTGTGTGAAATTCATCTGCCCTCTCCACAACATGAACAACACTGCAACAATAATTGTCAGGGCCAGAGTGTGGAACAGCACCATGCTGGAG GACTACAGGGAAGCGTGGCGGGTGACAGTGAATGGCAAGGCCACACTGAAACTGGTCACAGACAAACCCACCATCAGGATGAACACTAAGAGCACAGAG TTCACCCTGGATATAGACCCAGAGCTGGGGGAGGAGGCTCCGTACCAGGTCCCCCTGTGGATCATCATTGTGTCTGCTGTCGCTGGGGTCCTCCTTCTGGCCTTCATCATCCTCCTCATGTGGAAG TGTGGCTTCTTCAGGAGGGCCAGCACCAGGGAGATGTACGAGGCCAAGGCCCAGAAAGCTGAGATGAAGACCCAGCCGTCGGAGGTGGAGAGGCTGACTGAAGAGTAG
- the LOC121551727 gene encoding integrin alpha-3-like isoform X1 has translation MAIFQLLRFSTNTYYLLLLVLLCTVHILQGFNLDVRFPVVKEGKTPGSLFGFSVALHKQMVGEKRYLLLVGAPKEKAESGVKANKTGDVYTCPVNVAQSDCTRMNLIGSDPDLIEGEDRVEDMWLGVTVASQRQPGGRILTCGHRFVKIYGVLKLRQMIGKCYIRGNDLNYNETDMHWQNPDQVCSHTKDITGEVMCNMGISAAITDTEVIVGAPGSFEWQGNVHVSWMNPKVIYDTKRSSFPNFNNRRHIYIGYSVAEGRGLLSQDQDTVVTGAPKDNKDDAKGSVILTVKEKSGSGDQLKPYLTLRGEQMGSYFGNSLAVADLNNDGWNDLIVGAPFYFDRKKELGGAVYVYMNENGSFRQSSSIILRGPRDSAFGMAVAAIGDVNQDGFQDFAVGAPFHGTGRVFIWTGSAQGISQEPSQVIEGEDIAGGGFKTFGYSINGGLDVDENRYPDMVVGSLDDRVALLRARPVIHLIKTLEVTPEIVDPKDCDNCVAVEVCFSYTLSTGDKDFRKNVTVKYTVEADLTRHNHRVRFQDNGQDSYTGFLSMPSAKCKTLRLGLVSPIRDKVEPVVFSLNVSLHEGHPKARQSLQNLDAFPVLSEGKASLVKKEIHFQKACGLDNKCQSNLQMKAEFANTNEEQTPFPSHDGHQVLQYSASVKKVLLVVDVTNFQSPGQPAEDAHNAMLNVTIPPSLIYSGVRSKSNSPVIECSAEDLVLLCELGNPFTSNQRAQVLITFETSKINLDTREIRSTLQLSTLSKQSNLQPLPLLMVVEYTLETSFELAQYTGRTHFSGDVMGESGMKTASDVGSHVEFTFKVNVIGKPLGNLGNLEVEFDWPWEVANGKWLLYLMEIQTKGTSDSHCVPPGDIVNPLNLTLPESKARRRRREEGSTEEGHPREPKASINLKGTRKKSFKLDCVTGTAHCVKFICPLHNMNNTATIIVRARVWNSTMLEDYREAWRVTVNGKATLKLVTDKPTIRMNTKSTEFTLDIDPELGEEAPYQVPLWIIIVSAVAGVLLLAFIILLMWKCGFFKRPNHFKMTPTHQGVKIGKEERYQVNEGFLIEEPNPNKKKKHWITNWTEIQHYY, from the exons ACTCCTTGTTGGAGCGCCCAAGGAGAAGGCAGAGTCCGGCGTGAAGGCCAATAAAACAGGAGATGTGTATACCTGCCCTGTAAATGTTGCCCAATCAGATTGCACCAGGATGAACCTGATTGGCTCAG ACCCTGACCTCATTGAGGGTGAGGACAGAGTGGAGGATATGTGGCTGGGGGTGACCGTGGCCAGCCAGAGACAGCCAGGGGGGCGAATTCTG acctgtGGCCATCGCTTTGTGAAGATATACGGCGTATTGAAGCTGCGTCAGATGATTGGGAAGTGTTATATCCGTGGTAACGACCTGAACTATAATGAAACAGACATGCACTGGCAAAACCCTGATCAGGTGTGCAGCCACACTAAAGACATCACAGGCGAGGTCATGTGCAACATGGGCATCTCTGCTGCAATCACTGACACAGAGGTCATCGTGGGCGCCCCTGGCAGCTTTGAGTGGCAAG GCAATGTTCATGTCTCCTGGATGAACCCAAAGGTCATCTATGACACCAAGAGAAGCAGCTTCCCCAACTTTAATAATCGACGGCACATTTACATAG GCTACTCGGTGGCAGAGGGCCGAGGCCTCCTCAGCCAGGACCAGGACACAGTGGTGACAGGGGCTCCTAAGGATAACAAGGATGATGCCAAAGGCTCGGTCATTCTGACTGTGAAGGAGAAGTCAGGGTCAGGGGACCAGCTGAAACCCTACCTCACCCTGCGAGGCGAGCAGATGGGGTCCTACTTTGGGAACTCCCTAGCCGTGGCAGACCTCAACAATGATGG TTGGAATGATCTGATCGTCGGAGCCCCGTTCTATTTTGATCGGAAGAAGGAGCTTGGTGGAGCGGTGTACGTCTATATGAATGAGAACGGCTCCTTCCGGCAGAGCTCCAGCATCATACTCCGAGGCCCTAGAGACTCTGCGTTTGGAATGGCTGTGGCTGCCATTGGAGATGTCAACCAAGATGGCTTTCAAG ATTTTGCGGTGGGTGCTCCGTTCCATGGAACAGGCAGGGTGTTCATCTGGACAGGCAGTGCTCAGGGCATCTCTCAGGAACCCAGTCAG GTGATTGAGGGGGAGGATATAGCTGGAGGTGGGTTCAAGACGTTTGGCTACTCCATCAACGGAGGGCTGGATGTGGATGAGAACCGCTACCCCGACATGGTGGTCGGCTCACTGGACGACCGCGTAGCCTTACTGAG GGCTCGCCCAGTCATTCACCTCATCAAAACTCTTGAAGTGACACCAGAGATTGTGGACCCTAAAGACTGCGACAACTG TGTGGCGGTGGAGGTCTGTTTCTCCTACACACTGAGCACTGGGGACAAGGACTTCAGGAAGAACGTCA CTGTGAAGTACACTGTGGAAGCCGACCTGACTCGGCACAACCACCGGGTCCGTTTCCAAGACAACGGCCAGGACAGCTACACTGGCTTCTTGTCAATGCCATCTGCCAAATGCAAAACGCTGAGGCTCGGACTAGTG AGTCCCATCCGAGACAAGGTGGAGCCCGTAGTCTTCTCCCTAAACGTGTCCCTCCATGAGGGGCATCCCAAAGCCCGGCAGTCCCTGCAGAACCTGGATGCCTTCCCTGTGCTCAGTGAGGGAAAGGCCAGCCTTGTCAAAAAGGAG atTCACTTCCAGAAGGCCTGTGGCCTGGACAATAAGTGCCAGAGTAACCTGCAGATGAAGGCAGAGTTTGCCAATACCAATGAAGAGCAGACACCTTTCCCCAG CCATGACGGTCACCAGGTCCTCCAGTACAGCGCCAGTGTCAAGAAGGTCCTGTTGGTCGTGGATGTGACCAACTTCCAGTCGCCAGGGCAACCGGCGGAGGACGCTCACAACGCCATGCTCAATGTCACCATTCCCCCGTCGCTGATCTACTCTGGCGTTCGCTCAAAG AGCAACAGCCCAGTCATTGAGTGTTCAGCAGAGGACCTGGTTCTACTGTGTGAGCTGGGGAACCCTTTCACCAGCAACCAGAGG GCTCAGGTCCTGATCACCTTTGAGACGTCTAAGATCAATCTGGACACCAGAGAGATCCGGTCCACACTGCAGCTCTCCAC ATTGAGTAAACAGAGCAATCTACAACCGCTGCCTCTTCTCATGGTGGTGGAGTATACACTAGAGACGTCTTTTGAACT TGCCCAGTACACAGGTCGCACTCACTTCAGTGGGGATGTCATGGGAGAATCGGGCATGAAGACTGCCAGCGACGTTGGAAGTCATGTAGAGTTCACATTTAAG GTGAATGTTATTGGGAAGCCACTGGGTAACCTTGGAAACCTGGAGGTGGAGTTTGATTGGCCCTGGGAGGTAGCCAATGGCAAGTGGCTGCTGTACCTGATGGAGATCCAGACCAAAGGGACGTCAGACTCTCACTGTGTGCCTCCTGGAGACATCGTCAACCCACTCAACCTCACG TTACCAGAGAGCAAagccaggaggaggaggcgaGAGGAGGGCTCCACAGAGGAGGGGCACCCAAGAGAACCCAAGGCTTCCATCAATCTGAAGGGAACTCGCAAGAAGTCCTTTAAACTG GACTGTGTCACGGGCACTGCTCACTGTGTGAAATTCATCTGCCCTCTCCACAACATGAACAACACTGCAACAATAATTGTCAGGGCCAGAGTGTGGAACAGCACCATGCTGGAG GACTACAGGGAAGCGTGGCGGGTGACAGTGAATGGCAAGGCCACACTGAAACTGGTCACAGACAAACCCACCATCAGGATGAACACTAAGAGCACAGAG TTCACCCTGGATATAGACCCAGAGCTGGGGGAGGAGGCTCCGTACCAGGTCCCCCTGTGGATCATCATTGTGTCTGCTGTCGCTGGGGTCCTCCTTCTGGCCTTCATCATCCTCCTCATGTGGAAG TGTGGATTTTTCAAGCGGCCCAACCACTTCAAGATGACGCCAACACACCAGGGAGTGAAGATTGGCAAAGAGGAGCGCTACCAGGTAAACGAGGGATTCCTCATCGAGGAGCcaaaccccaataaaaaaaagaaGCACTGGATCACAAACTGGACTGAAATACAGCATTACTACTGA